Genomic DNA from uncultured Acetobacterium sp.:
TTTGTCATCTTGATCCTCCTCGAATCTCTATAAAATAATTTTAAATATGTTTAATATTATTTTACCCGTTAATTATGAAAGAAAGCATAATAAAATCACAAGTATTTTAAGGGATTATGAATTATCACCCGATCTCAAAACGAAAATCTTTCTCGTTTTTTTATTTCTATTTAAATTCACTAGATTGTCGGAGATAAATCAGTAACCCGATGAAGCCACCCATAAAGCCACTTAACAAGCCGCTGATACCATTTCCCATCGCATTGGCAAAGCTGGTTTCAGGGATAGCGATCAAAAAGTAATTAATGGCAAAGCTGATAATAAAACCAATAATCCCGCCGAACAGACCTGCTGTAATTGCATTTTTCATACTCTAAACCTCCTCATTTTGCTGCCAATTGATGACTGTAGCGGGCTGCTTCTTGCAGAATCGGTCCCAACTGGGCGCCAACCTCAGCCGGATCCAGGCTGTTTACCAGAACAAAGCCAAAGAAAATAAAGCCGGGCTGTTGGCCATATTCATCAAAACAGCGATGAACTTCGGCGATTCGTGTTTCCAGAGTCGCATCGGGAGCGCCGGGGGCACCGTTGGTATCAAATCCACCCATTAAAACAATTTTGTTGCCGTATTTTTTCTGCATCTCGGCAATATCATTGGTAGGCTGCACTGAAGTCCAGACAGCCGCTCCGGTTTCAATAATATCTTCAATCAGGGGTTCGCAGTAACCGCAGGTGTGCTGCACTGGTATCATGCCCAGTTCTTTGACAGCATCGTTCAGCCGTTTATGATGAGGTTTGATCAGTGCGCGATAGGTCGCCGGAGACATGAACAGCCCTCTTTCGGTGGCGATGTCATCATAATTTGTAAATAGATCTGGATCATAATACTGTTTGACTTTTTTTGCAAACGCAATTTTATAATCAGTAATGGCTGTCATTAGTTCATTACAAGCCTCCGGTTCTTCGGCCAATGCGATCAAGGCTTCTTCAAAACCCATCAAGGCGGCCAACCGCTCAAACACGCCATTACCACAGCCAAACTCAACGGCTTGGACATTTCTGTCTACCGGCATCATTGCCAGTTCTGTTGCCACAATGGCCTGCCAGTCAACGGCTTCCAGATCCGGAAATTTGACAATCTTCTTCCAGTCGGTGATGGTATCCGCATCCATGATGTGTTCATTGGGGGCCGGAATCGGGGCGCCGCCGCCGGATGCTGGCGTGATCCAGCGAATGCCAAATCCGTCGTAACCGCCGCCTAGCGGGCCTTTTTCAAACCAGGGTCCTGGCAGAGCGCCGAAGCCCAACACGCCACAGTCGACAATGTGCACTGGCGTCCATTCGGTTTCCAGGTGATTGATTGCGTTCAGATAATTCTCCTTCGGTGTTAATGCCATCTCATTCTTCCTCCTCGTTTTTGAATCATTTATTAATTTCATTTTATACTATATTTACGAAAACGTAAATTATACAAGCTGATTGACTTTGATCGTTTGTATCTATACACTATGTATAAAGAGGTGCAATCATATGAAATTATCCGTTGCCGTTATTCAGGAAAAATTGGGCACTGCTGTAAAAGATGCCAATACTGTCATTTCAAGTTCTTTACTGCATTTGGAACGGCCAGTTTTTTACGCTGGTGAAACGGAGCTAGGTTCCGACATATTATATATAACGCTCGCCGAAAAACTCAACCCCAATGCCAACTACCAAGCTGGTTCGGCACTGATCTGCATCGGCGATCCCCCGGATATTTACATCAATGATGAGTTGGAGCTGCTAATTATCGACGATTCCGCCGATATTTTTGAATTGAGCAATACTATTCATCAGATTTTTACGAATTATGAATGCTGGGATCTCAACCTGCAACAGGGTATCCGTGATCAACGCTCCTTACAATATTTATTGGAGCTTTCTGATCCGATCTTTGAAAATGGATTGTCTATTATGAATGCTGATTATTATATGATTGCCCATACCGGACTGGATGCACTGATGGATCAGCAGCAACTGCAATTGGGTGAAGCTGGCAGAATCTCGGTCGAACAGGTCAACTTATTTAAGAATGACCCTAAATACAATGAAATAAAAAACGAGCGGGACGTTTTTCTTTATCCGGCTCAGCTGCTGCCCTTTCAAACCCTTTGCAAGAATATTTTTCTGAATCACGAGTTTGTCTTTCGTTTGATTATCTCTGAGACAAATCATCCCTTTGCCGCAAGTGATGCCGCACTGTTAGAGCACCTGTCCCAACATCTGCTCCGGGATTCCAGCTATTTAGCAAACTTTCATCATGATAAAAACTCGCAACTGGCGGCGTTACTGCAATCAATTATCCTCGGGAATAACTATAGCCAAACCAACCTGACCGCCGAGCTGAAAAATTTGGACTGGCATCCCGATCAGGTCTATTGCGCTGCCTACATCAAGCCCAGCAGCCAGGATATTTATAACGCAACCACCACCTATTTTTGCAATGTGATCATGCAAGATTTCAAGGAAAGCTTTGCGTTTTCGAATAATCAGAGTATTTTTGTTTTGTTCAATGTCTCCCATATTCAGGAATCCCGGGATAGCTACTTCAAGCGGATCAATCGATTGATTAAAGATGGTAATTTCCGCATCGGTTATAGTCATTATGCGGATGGGCTCAGTCATCTGAAGATCTGTTTTCGTGAAGCAGAAATTGCCCTAGAGATGGGCAGCCGTCATCAGCCCCAAAAATGGACCCATAAGTTTTGCGATGCAGTAATCCCCTATATTTTTAATCAAATGACGGAAGAGCTACCGGCTCAATCCCTTTATTCACCGATCATCTTGCGGCTGCAACGTTATGATTTGAAGAATCAAACCGATTATGTCAAGACCCTCCAAGCTTACTTCAGGAACAATATGAATGCGGTGCAAACCGCCAAAGACCTGTTTATTCATCGAGCTACGATTGTTTATCGGCTGGAGCGGATTAAGGAAATTGGTGAAACGGACTTGAAAAATGACGATGATCTTTTTCATGTCAGTCTGACCTTTAAACTAATTGGTTTGGGTTTGAATTAGAATCTTCCCGGTGAAATTAAAAAAAGTTGAGCGTTTGCCTACTCAGCTTTTGTCATTTTTCTTATTTAATTTTTGTCCAATCTTCTTAATTGATTACTTCTGCCAACTCATCCAGCGATTTTCCTTTGGTTTCTGTTTTCACCAGGAATACCGCTACCAATAAACCAATTACGGCCGGAATCACGTAAAAATAAAATGACACCGCATAGCCTTTTCCCATGCCAATAATGATGCCAGCAACAATTGGCGCACTGGCACCACCGATGCGGCCAAAGGCGTGACACCAGGACACTCCAGTGTTTCGGAACTCGGTGGGATAAGCTTCTGCCATCAGTGGCTGAATGGCGGTGATGGAATAGTTTACCGCAAAGCCCAGGAAAATGCAGGCAGTCAAAATCGCACCGAATCCACCACCGACAGTGGCCATGATAACTACTGAAACAGCTGCCACCCCAAAGGATATAATCAGATTCTTTTTCCGGCCGACTGCTTCGGCAACAAAACCGGTCGAACAATTGGCAATAATCGCGGCGGCATTCTGGGCGATTGCCAGTCTGTAAGCTGATGTCAGGGTTAACCCCTTTTCCAGCATTAACGAAGGCAACCAGGCATTAATGCCATAGACAATGAAACAGCCGCAAAAATACATAATCCAGATTGCCGCGGTAATGCGAATATACGGTTTGGAGAACAGCGCTTGGGGACCGGCTTGTTTCAGTTTTGGCGGAACAATTAGTGCGTCCGGATCCCAAACTGTAAACTTACCCGTTGCAATCCGTTCGATATTTTGCAGCGCTTTGACCGCTTTTTCCTGGTAGCCCTTGTTGGCCGCAGATTCCGGCATTTTAAAGTACAGAAAAATCGCATAGACCAGTGGGATTCCGCCAATCAAGTAACACGGCCGCCAGCCAAAGACTGGTACAATGGCAGTTGCAACAAGACCCGCCAACACCCAACCGACAATCATCCAGGCCGATGAGCAGCAATTTCCCGCCTGAGATTGACAATCACTCCCTGGGGCAGACAGTGACAAACCATTTTTCCAGCTCTGACCAGATCATTCATGGCAAAGGCTGAACCAATATGGGCAGCCGACCACTTTGCCACCAAACCTTCAATTCCCAGTCGGGTCATGCCTCGCTCTTTCAGTCGCCCATGGCACTGCCTTGTTTCATCGTGATATTGGATGGTTTCCCTGTTTCTTTATAATTTTCTGCAATGGCCACCGCAATTTCTTCCGGCCAGCCGGACAAACCCATGCCAGCGACCCCAACGGTTGCATTGTCTGGTATTAATTTTGCTGCTTCTTTTGCTGTAATAAATTTCACCATTATTTTCCCTCCTTGTAATGTTTATATTTATATAAATAAGTAAAAAACGATAATTACCGCTTTTATTTACATTATTCATATTTGATAATAGAGTCATTTCCCCAACAATTGCTGCGATTGCAGCCAGTTTCCTGATTTTTATGTGTAAAAAACTGAACTGATCGGTTCGCAAGGTTAAGGAATAATGTGTCACACATTATCCCTTAAGCGAAACCGATGCAGTTTATTTTTCAGGAGTTCCGCCTGTCCTGAGAGTTCTTCACTAGCAGCCGCACTTTCTTCTGCCGTAGCTGAATTCTGATGAACAACCTGGGCTACCTGTTCAATGCCATGATTGATCTGGGCTATTTCTGACGCTTGTTCATTGGATGCGATCGCAATATTTCCAACCAGATCGGTTACCTTACCAATTCCATCGACCATTGATAAAAGAGCAGTTGCCGTTTCATCCGCAATCTCGGTTCCCCTCTTCACCTTGTTAATTGAACCTTCAATTAAAATAGTTGTCTCCTTAGCAGCGTCAGCGCTTCGGGCTGCCAAAGTCCGCACTTCCTGAGCGACGACGGCAAATCCCTTGCCATGCTGGCCGGCTCTGACTGCCTCAACCGCTGCATTTAAAGCCAGGATATTTGTCTGGAACGCAATATCATCAATCACTTTAATAATTTTTGAAATATCCATGGATGACTGATTAATTTCTCTCATCGAATGCTGCATCGCACTCATTTGCATATTTCCGTTTTCAGCACCAAGTTTAGCGTTTTTTGATAGTCTTTGAGCTTCATTAGCATTCCTGGCATTGTTTTTTGTCTGAAGAGCTATTTCTGCAATCGAAGCAGTCAATTCCTCAATGGTGCTGGCCTGCTCTGTTGACCCCTGAGCCAGCAATTGACTGCCACCGGACACCTGATCAGCTCCTGAGGAAACCTGTTCAGCGGAATCATTAATTTCACTTAACAGTTCATTTAGTGTCGCTACAATACTATTCAGTGCATCCGAAATATCAGAAAAATCACCCTCGAATCGATCAATGGAACCCAAATCCAGATTGCCCTGACTAATTTCGCCGGTTATTTGTTTGATCCGATTTGTAATCCAGTTGAGGTATTCTTTAGTCTGATTGACCGATACTTTTAATTGATTAAATTCACCGTGATATTCCCCTTCTATTGCAATGTGAAGGTTTCCGTTAGAAACACCTGACATGACTGCGATCACCTCGTCCAACGGCTGTTTGATTTTTTCCAGGATCGTATTCATCCCACTAATCAAGGTTTTCCAGGAACCGTTAAATTTAGTTTCATCTGCTCTGGCACTGAGATTTCCATCAATAATTTCTTTAATGATCCACGTGGTATTTTCAATCAGACTGCTGATTGAATTTTTCACCTGTATCATATTTCCTCTGATTGAATTAAACTGCTGATAGGCATCCTGGGTAAATTCATCAGGTTCTTCAACATCTAAATCGAAGTTCAAATTACCATTTGCAAGGCAGATCAGATTATGCAAAAGTCGGTCAACTTCTTTTTGATTATAAGCGGATACACTCATCACTGGGGTTTGATCCAGTGTCAGTTCCAACACATCGGTGGTGTTTTTGCCATTTTTATCTTTCAGAAAAGCAATATCTTCTTTGTAATATTTCCCTCTCGCTTCAAAGTTTGTTGTATTCAAGCCCTTTTCAATTAACAGCCGGCGGGCACAGTTTTCATTTCCACACATGTTGGATCCCGATACGCTGCAATCCATCCCGATTGCCAATTCCCGCTCGGTAATGATTCCTTTGGCGAGCAAATAATTGGCCATACTTTTATTGACATATTTGTATTTAAAATCGCTGTCTGAAACTAATAGCGAGTATGGAAGTGCATCCAAGATGGCACCATAGAATTCTTTCTGATCCGTTTCTTTTTTTACTGCCACTTGCTGATTATTCAAAATTTTATAGAAACCACCCGAAAGCAATGCTGCATGATTATCATGCTCTCCGTCATTTTGTGACTCAAGTAAATTTAAAGAATTCCGGATTTTAATTAAATTATTACTGAGCTGATCCGTTTCTGAAACGGATTGAATTGCAAATGAAAAATTTCCATCTGCAATCATTTGGGCAATCTGTTCTTGGTCATCTTTTTGTTTTTTAATCGCTTGTATAGAATTTTCCAAACTCAATATTACGCTGTTGTTGTTTTTAAATATAATCCAAATCAAAATAGTTGCAGCTGTCAAGCCGATGCCAAAAACAAAAATAAGTTTGACATCAATCTGATTAAGTATCTCCCCCGCTGTGATTAAATCAGCTAACCAAAGAATGAAGCTCACAATACTTAATATCATTATAAATAACGGTAACCCTTGTCCTGAAAACAATCTTGAACCGGGTTTTCTTGTTGATTTCATCTATTCCTCCATGATCAGCAAAAATTTAAAATGCAGTTCTGTTTTGATTCAATAAAAATTTGCGCTCGAAACAGAACTGCAATGCTTCAGGAATTAGTTAATTTGTTTCGACTTTTAGATTTGCGGTTTTACCCGCTTCAATTTCTTTACGCATATCGATGACATCACTATCTTTCATTTTCATCATCAGTAGCGGTAAAATAGCAACTGCGATCAGAATAGCCGGGATAATAAAGAAAGCCGTCGACATATTGCCAACAATCTGATCAGTTACGGTCATTTGCGCACTGTAGCCAATGAAACCAAGTACAGCGGTGATAATTAGACCACGGATAAAAAGTGACATTTTAATCGAAAAACTGAGTAATCCCATAATAAAACCGGTGGTGTTTTTCCCGGTGGAGAATTCTGCATAGGTTGCTGCATTTGCATAAAGACTGGTTGTCAGTCCAAAAGAAATCCCGTAGAATAACTGGCTGATTCCCAGACAGACCATAACGCCCATAAGATTCGGGGAAACCATCATTGCGATAACAATCATTGCTGCTGCGCCACCCATTCCTAATACAGTTGTCATTTTTGTTCCCAATTTTTCCACAAAAGTTTTTGATAAAAGGGCACCAATCAGGCAGCAGATGTTCATTACCAGCAAAAGATTACCAATTGCAGCGGGATTGCCAATAACAAGTTTACAGTAGTATGCGGCTAACGCCATCATCATATAATAACCACTGAGGCGGAGAAACTCACAAACCAGGACTGAAATTAGCGGTGGGTTCTTCCCAACGCCCTTGAACATATCTGCAATCGTCACCTTCTGCTTAGCTGCCGCTTCTTTTGACACTTCCTGAGGCTTATCATAACCGTCGGTAATTTTAAAGTGGATCAGGTAACCAATACACATTAAGACACTGGTAATGAGGGCAGTTATTGTATAACCAATTAACTGACTTTCTCCGCTGCCAAAACTGACGGCAAAGAATCCGATCATCAGAATGATCAGTTTGGATCCGCCAATTCGTCCGGCATTCATCCAGGCCGAAATTCGGCCCGAAATATGTGCACGTTCGGTCGGATCATCGGTAACGGCACCAGCAAGGGCACGGCTGGCGGTATAAAAAATATTCCATAAGGTATGCGAAATAAGATAACAGATTGTAAAGACGATGCCCGCTGTTGTGGCTGAACCAACACCAGTGAACTCCATAACAAAGAAGACTGATGCTACCCCAGGGGCAAATAGTAACCAGGAGCGGTATTTTCCCCATTTCATGTTGGATTTATCGACAATACCACCGGCAATAAATGCAGTTATTAAATCCCCCATTGCCGTAATGGAAATGATGGTTCCGGCCATAGCGACATTGAGTTTCAAAACATCTGTTAAGAACACCATCATGAAATAGAGTTCAATGCAAACCATAAACGAGAAGAACATATCACCGATACCATAAAAATTCTTAATTTTATTATTCATTCTGATCATTTTTTTCGATCCTCCAGATCTAATTTGTTTTAATTTATTGTTAAACGTTTTCTTCCGATATCAAATCACCTGCTCAGCTGCCCAACCGGAACTCGAAGAGAATCTTCGAGACCGTCGGGTTTATTTCTGAATAACTTGTTTAACGCATATCAGTTACGCTTAACAATCAGAATTAATCGGGGGCAAATGACTAGGCAACCATTTCTTTGGCTTTGACCGCAGCAGAACCGGCATCCGGTGCATAACCATCGGCACCAATTTCTGTAGCGTATTCAGGGGTCACCGGGGCACCGCCAACAATCACTTTCATCTCCGGCAATTCCGCTTTAATTGTTTGAACGGCTTCTTTGAGGGCCGGCATGGTAGTTGTCAGAAGACCAGAACAGGCAACCAGAACCACGTTAGCATTTTCATTAACAGCCTCTACAAATTTTTCAGCTGGAACATCAACACCCAAGTCCACCATATCAAAACCAGCGCTTTCAATCATCATCGCAACCAGGTTCTTTCCGATGTCGTGAAGATCACCGGCAACAGTTCCAATGATGCAGGTTCCTAATGAGGTGGAGTCCGCTCCAGCCATTAATGGTTTTAGCACCTCGACACCTTTTGACATCGCTTTGGCGGCAATCAACATTTCTGGCACAAAGATTTCACCGGCTGAGAATTTATCCCCAACTACGCCCATGGAGGCGATCATCGCGTCCAAAATGTCCTGAACTTTGTCGCCAGCATCCAGAGATTCCTGAACGGTGGCTGCCACTTTTTTTGATTTACCGGTTTCTACTAGAACTTTTACTTCTTCAATTTTTGACATGTTATTTTCTCCTATTTATTATTAAATTTGATCATATCCAAATTATAAAAACGAACAATCCTTGCTTTGATGTCGGTTTTCGCAAGCCATTGTGTAAATCGACATCAAAGCTAATGGCAGTTAATTTTTATTTAACAAAAATACCTTCACGGTAGGCGCTGATGTATTCCATACAGTATTCGTCCTCGCCCATCATGGCTTCAGTAGCGAACAGCATTCCCATCATATCCTTGTTCAAAGGATCCAAAATGAAACTATCCATGCCGGCGCTCATCGCTAAAACAGCAAAGGCCTGATTAGCAATCCGTCGGGCCGGCAGATTGAAGGAAATGTTGCTGACCGCTCCGGTAACGTGGATGGTCGGATATTGGGCTTTGATACCGCGAATGACCTCAGTCACCATCTGGATTCCATCTTCGGAGGTACACAGCATTTCAATCAGGGGATCAATATGCATCCGGGATGGATCGATCTTGTAATCCTGGCATTTTGCCATTAAATCGGTAAAAACATCCAAACGATCTTTCGCGGTTTTGGGGATTCCCTTATCGCTATTTAAGAGCGCCACGCATTCCCATTTGGTATCCGCCAACACTTTAAAGGCTATGTCCACCTTATCGCCCTCTAATGAAACCGAATTAAACAGTCCCGGTTTGTTACAGTATTTCATCGACTCGATGCAGGTGTAAACGTTGGGGCTATCTACCGCAATCGGTACATCAGTGGCATCCTGAACGATATCGATTAACCATTTCATGGTTTCCAGTTCAATGTCATCATCTACTGATGCACAGACATCAATAAAGTCTGCACCGGCTTCGGCCTGTTTGATGGCCAGATTTTTAATAAATTCGGCATCCTTAGCCGCAATGGCTTTGGCGGTTGAGGGGATCGCTCCGTTAATTTTTTCTCCAATAATGATCAATGTTTAAACCTCCAGCTCGGGAATATAATCGATGCCGGCTTTTTTAGCATCCATAAACGGTTTCCCGTGTTTTTTGATGAATTCCAGACAGATGGCCTCATTCGGCGGATTCAAACTGTAGGCAACAGTGGCATCAATGATCAGACCGGTTCCATCACTGGCCAGCATGTTCATCCAGCGAACCACCATTTCTTCGATTTCCTGGCGACTTGAACCGGCTTTTCCCAATACACCTTGGGTATCGAGACCAGGCATAAAAACGATCTTATCGCCAAACTCTTTTTTGACCTGAACGAGATCATTACAAGGCATGACGCTGTCCCAACCGTCAAAACCACATTCCAGCCAATCTGGAATAATCTTTTCAATCCGGCCGCAACTGTGATGCAAAACATACTTGTAGCCGATTTCACGAGCTGCTTCAACAATTCGTTTGTATCGTGGAAACAGGTACTCTTTGTAAAAATCGGTGGATAAAAATTGTGAAGCTTGGGTTGCCATATCATCGTGATAGACCAGGATGTCCGGTTGGGCAATTTCAAATACTTTTTTAAACAGGCGGATTTTATGTTCAGTAATCGCCTCAAGCACTTCCCCAAATTCTTCTGGGTCTTCCATGCAGGCACAGAGAGCATTTTCAAATCCCATCAGAATATGGGTTCGCTCAAAAATTCCATTAAGAGATACGTATTGGGTCATTTTTTGTTCCCGATTAGAGAAAGCTTTGGTCTCTTCGATCATCAGGATAAAATCGAACTTGTCCAGATCAGGGATATTGATTTTTTCTCGCCACTCGTCCAGATCCTCAAATTTGATATCGCTGGTGTCTGGATGGGTAATATTTAGCGCTGTTGGACAGCTGATCCAATGACAGCCCCAGGCATCATCTCCGGTGGTCATAATTGGCCGTTCGACAATATAGTCACGGATACCATAGGTGTCATTACCCAGATGGGGAATCCAGTCTGGTTGTTTGTGCTGAAAAATCAACTCCATGTTTTCGCGTTCAGTCATTTGTTTTTTCTCCTTTTACTTTTTTTACAATACAATAATTTGACACAAGAACAACATGTGCACTATACTAATGACACATCTGTTTTCTGAAATCGTTGTTACCAGTATTATCTTTCTTTTTACTAAAAAAATCATCGGACGGTCGGACAGAGAAAAATCAAAAAATACTGTGCAGACGGCACAATAGATAAAAACAGGAGAGTTTTATGGAAATTTCGTTGCAGATTGTCTTGGAGAAACTGAATTTAAGTGCCAACACGGCTGAACTGAAAGCCCCGCATCAGTCCGTTTTTAGTGATGTGCGCCTGATTTCACCTGAGCTATCGGTCTTAAAAAGTGGGATTTTATATGTCGGTGAAGTTCAGTCTACAAATGGAATGAACTACGAATCTGGCTGTGGACTGTGTCTGCTGAACGATTCCGGAAAATTCCCCGATGATACGCTTTTACCCTGTGACACGCTTTTGATTGGTGTTAAATATTCCCTTTTTGAACTGTTTAATCGCATCTCTCAACTATTTTACGAGATTCGCACCCAGTTTGAAAAGCTGACCCAAGCTATCCTTCAGAAAAAAGGCCTCCAACAGGTAGTTGAAATTATTTCGGAAGTCTGTGGTAACCCGGTTTATCTGGTGGATACTAGTTTTAAGGTGCTGGGCATCCACGGGCCGGAAACGATGCCGGAAATGAGTGCCAACTGGCGACGGCTGCTCAGTGATGGTTATCTGCCTTACAACATCGTGATGAACCTCATCGAAAGCAACGAACTGCAATCCATGGAATCTGGTCTCTGTGCTGATCTGATCGTTTCAAAATTTTTCTACACGCCGTTTATCAACTATAACATGCGCTATAAAAATAAACTTCAAGGACATTTTTTTGTGGTCGGGATGCTCAAAAAAATCACCCCGGGGGATGTAGAGCTGACCAATCTGGCGGGCCCCTATGTCCTTGATGCGATCCGATCCGACCCGCATTTTCAAACCACTCGAGGTCGTTATTATGAGCATTTCATCATCGATATGCTGGAAGGCAAGCCGATGCAGTTGGCTCACATTAAAAATCAGGTCAGTGCCCTGAAGCTTGATTTCAACGATGCCTACACCGTCGTCAAGATCAATCCCCAGCTTCATGATGAACTACGGAATGAACAAATCTCACGGCAGCTCGAACATATCAACGGCTGCAAACCGGTTTTTTATAAAAATGCCATTGTTGCTGTTTTCCCTAAACTTCAGCGCCAGCAAACCAGTCTGATCAATAAATTAAGAGCTTTGAGCAACAGTATCAACGGCACCATCGGTATCAGCGATGAAATCCAGGGGTTTGCCAATCTTCATCACCTCTATATTCAAGCTGCCACCGCCATCATCTTGGGACAACAGCTGGCTTTGCCGACCACGATTTATCGCTATCAGGATGTGATGCGCTTTCACCCGTTTCTTGGGTTTGATAAGAAAGATGAACTGGCCGCTATGTGTCATCCGGGGATGCTGATCCTTCAGGCCTATGATGCCGAACACGAGACCAAATTTGTAGAAACCCTGGAAACCTATTTAAAGCATGAACGGCACAGCCTGCCCACCGCTACGGCCCTCCATATTCATCGCAATACCTTAAGCTACCGACTGGAAAAAATCAATCAGCTCTTTTCTTTTAATCTGGATGACCCTTTTGAACGGGAACGACTTCTGCAGACATTGAATATTGTTTCCTATCTCAACCACGCTTCTTTCTCATCCGAATTATGACCACCAGTTACGCAGTCTGGTTATCTTTAATCCTAATAAGCAAGTAATTAAACAAATTTAAAAAAGGATAGGTGCTTCTAAAAGCCCTATCCCTTTTGGTGATGATATCTTTATTTAATTTTATCAATGTAATTCCTGCAAATGCATTTTTTCCTCCTTTGCTAATTATGCACTTACTATTTGTTTAATTAGTATTTACACAGTTAATATATTAGCTTTTGCTTGCTTGTCAAGCGCTGTAATAAAAACCAAATTTCGACGATTTATTTTTATCAAAAACAAAAGACACGCAATAAATGATTATCTTCTTCCATTAACTGCGTATCTTATTATTTCTTATTTTTTTAATTGGTTCGTTCTGAAATGTCCCGATCAGCATTGCGAATTAGCTAGAAACTGCTGTTGGGCTGTTTCAGGAATTCGATTTCTGCTGGTGTGGACACTCGATTTAGCAAGGCGTTGCGATGGGGATAACGGCCAAATTGATCGATGATCTGCTTGTGCATGATTTCAAATTCCAGGGTCAAGGGATCGCCCAGCTGCTCAAAAAGAGGCAAAGCTTTTTGATGAACAAACGCTGACTCCGAATGCATGAAGGGCATCAGCACAAATCGTTGCTGTTCCTGGGAAAGGCTGGCAAACTCCGGTTGCCGGACGGCTTCCTGGGCCAATACAAGTGCGATGAGATCTTGGGCAAACGCCTTTTGATGATCCCGGTTTAAATTTCTGGAAAACTGATCCAGCAGAATGATCTCCGCCAGCCGGCCATCCATGGTTTCTCGCCAGTCGGATAACAGACCGTTGCAGCCGTCAATCCAGAGATCATAAAACGCTGATCTGATTTCCTCGTCGAAGGCTCCGTTCTTTTGAAACCAGAAAGGCTTGTTCTCCGGTTTGAACCAAAACGCCAGCACCTT
This window encodes:
- a CDS encoding corrinoid protein, giving the protein MSKIEEVKVLVETGKSKKVAATVQESLDAGDKVQDILDAMIASMGVVGDKFSAGEIFVPEMLIAAKAMSKGVEVLKPLMAGADSTSLGTCIIGTVAGDLHDIGKNLVAMMIESAGFDMVDLGVDVPAEKFVEAVNENANVVLVACSGLLTTTMPALKEAVQTIKAELPEMKVIVGGAPVTPEYATEIGADGYAPDAGSAAVKAKEMVA
- a CDS encoding methyltetrahydrofolate cobalamin methyltransferase; the encoded protein is MIIIGEKINGAIPSTAKAIAAKDAEFIKNLAIKQAEAGADFIDVCASVDDDIELETMKWLIDIVQDATDVPIAVDSPNVYTCIESMKYCNKPGLFNSVSLEGDKVDIAFKVLADTKWECVALLNSDKGIPKTAKDRLDVFTDLMAKCQDYKIDPSRMHIDPLIEMLCTSEDGIQMVTEVIRGIKAQYPTIHVTGAVSNISFNLPARRIANQAFAVLAMSAGMDSFILDPLNKDMMGMLFATEAMMGEDEYCMEYISAYREGIFVK
- a CDS encoding helix-turn-helix domain-containing protein, giving the protein MEISLQIVLEKLNLSANTAELKAPHQSVFSDVRLISPELSVLKSGILYVGEVQSTNGMNYESGCGLCLLNDSGKFPDDTLLPCDTLLIGVKYSLFELFNRISQLFYEIRTQFEKLTQAILQKKGLQQVVEIISEVCGNPVYLVDTSFKVLGIHGPETMPEMSANWRRLLSDGYLPYNIVMNLIESNELQSMESGLCADLIVSKFFYTPFINYNMRYKNKLQGHFFVVGMLKKITPGDVELTNLAGPYVLDAIRSDPHFQTTRGRYYEHFIIDMLEGKPMQLAHIKNQVSALKLDFNDAYTVVKINPQLHDELRNEQISRQLEHINGCKPVFYKNAIVAVFPKLQRQQTSLINKLRALSNSINGTIGISDEIQGFANLHHLYIQAATAIILGQQLALPTTIYRYQDVMRFHPFLGFDKKDELAAMCHPGMLILQAYDAEHETKFVETLETYLKHERHSLPTATALHIHRNTLSYRLEKINQLFSFNLDDPFERERLLQTLNIVSYLNHASFSSEL
- a CDS encoding uroporphyrinogen decarboxylase family protein — encoded protein: MTERENMELIFQHKQPDWIPHLGNDTYGIRDYIVERPIMTTGDDAWGCHWISCPTALNITHPDTSDIKFEDLDEWREKINIPDLDKFDFILMIEETKAFSNREQKMTQYVSLNGIFERTHILMGFENALCACMEDPEEFGEVLEAITEHKIRLFKKVFEIAQPDILVYHDDMATQASQFLSTDFYKEYLFPRYKRIVEAAREIGYKYVLHHSCGRIEKIIPDWLECGFDGWDSVMPCNDLVQVKKEFGDKIVFMPGLDTQGVLGKAGSSRQEIEEMVVRWMNMLASDGTGLIIDATVAYSLNPPNEAICLEFIKKHGKPFMDAKKAGIDYIPELEV
- a CDS encoding DUF924 family protein; this translates as MLAFWFKPENKPFWFQKNGAFDEEIRSAFYDLWIDGCNGLLSDWRETMDGRLAEIILLDQFSRNLNRDHQKAFAQDLIALVLAQEAVRQPEFASLSQEQQRFVLMPFMHSESAFVHQKALPLFEQLGDPLTLEFEIMHKQIIDQFGRYPHRNALLNRVSTPAEIEFLKQPNSSF
- a CDS encoding MFS transporter, with the translated sequence MNNKIKNFYGIGDMFFSFMVCIELYFMMVFLTDVLKLNVAMAGTIISITAMGDLITAFIAGGIVDKSNMKWGKYRSWLLFAPGVASVFFVMEFTGVGSATTAGIVFTICYLISHTLWNIFYTASRALAGAVTDDPTERAHISGRISAWMNAGRIGGSKLIILMIGFFAVSFGSGESQLIGYTITALITSVLMCIGYLIHFKITDGYDKPQEVSKEAAAKQKVTIADMFKGVGKNPPLISVLVCEFLRLSGYYMMMALAAYYCKLVIGNPAAIGNLLLVMNICCLIGALLSKTFVEKLGTKMTTVLGMGGAAAMIVIAMMVSPNLMGVMVCLGISQLFYGISFGLTTSLYANAATYAEFSTGKNTTGFIMGLLSFSIKMSLFIRGLIITAVLGFIGYSAQMTVTDQIVGNMSTAFFIIPAILIAVAILPLLMMKMKDSDVIDMRKEIEAGKTANLKVETN